The genomic segment ATGGTAGGAAAACAATGACATtatgatggatggatagatagatagatagatagatagatgatataataatcaaaaatttaaaaaatggttataaATTTTGGTTAGGTATATAGATGATTATGAATCTCTGTTATTTATATAGTGGCAATTACATAATTACATTTACCAAATTAAAAtcacataatataatatatattaagtatataatataaatttttaaacccAAATTGCAGTAATTTGCAGAAACATTTAAAAGTGTCTATTGTAAAACATAGTCCTGTGAGACCCTTTATTCCTATAGGTACAGAATGAAACAACGCATCAACGCATCCGGCTGATTGAGCTCAGAGCATCCGGCTGATTGAGCTCAGAGATGTATAGATAGACAACTCTAACATCATACAGAGATTACTTGTTTTTATATACAGAAATATCCCACAAAGTGTACATAGGTAGATAGAGTTACCACTGTACTTACAATTGTGATATATGCAAAGGAATATTCTGAACAAATCATGTGAATTATCTTATTCCCTTTTTTCCATATTGGCAAAATCAACTCTTCCTTTTTTGCAGGTTTGCCGAGAAGATGGATGAGAAATGTTTCGGTATGTTCATGGTATCTTGAAATATCCCTCAAATATTAGGTGCATAGTGGGggtttctttctctgtgtttataattttttaagtgaatatagTATGTTTTCTAATGGATTATCTTTCCATATGTACATAtacagtttttgtgtgtgtgacttaaCTTCTTGGTCAAGGTCATGATAATGAATAGATCAAGTAGTGTGTTATCCAGTAATGATCCCCAGTCACCCTGCCCTACCGTGTCCCAACTCCATTTCTAAATTGGACCATCACTGTGTTGTTCCTTTGGATAACTTATTTTACatcactaaaatatttaataaaaatttatctaaaaccaaattatttcctcccccttcgggtgcattttcattttaactaGCACATACTAAGTTGTTTGTAACACATGAACTATATGTTGTCTTGGAGGAATCTCAGACAGTTGGAGGAAATTGAGCAAATTGGGAGGAAGTGAGGCTACTGAAATTGGTTTTATGTAATGAAATGTCATTAAAATTACCTTTGGATAAAGGGATCCTtcactttaaagaagaaaaaaaaagtattttaaacactttacttttttaatttattatgcaGCAACACATTAGCAGTATAAAATGAACAGACAatgtatagatatagatagaggTATATAGAATCTAATGTTATTTTAAGTTTGTACATTAGGCCACAAAGAACCACTCCATACCGTGTTGTATAGCATAAAAGACAGATGAACATAAAtatggttaaataaaatgtatacaataTCCCTAATAAACTGCTTATCTAGAAAAAATCAGAATAGAATGAGGATGGCAGGCCAAAGCAAACAAATTAATGGCTTTAAACATTGTGAGTGTCcacacttcctggaggaaggaaggaaagaaggagagaaggaagaaggaaggtcatgaaaccaagaaaatagtAGTGTCAGGAGTTTATTAATGAGCTGTAAGAAAGCaagtagaaaaatataacattagcccttactatctgtcaacataggaagctGTTACAGAATCGTGGGCTATCTCTGTGCTGTACTCCCATCCTGgcgactaatttatattatgattagaCTTACTGTGTCCCTTCAACCCCTTCACCCTCTGCACCCATCGGCCTCAACCCCCATGATAGCCAACGAttacttctcagtatctgtgagtctaatgctattttgttcattttgttttgtttatttctgaagACCACatatgcaaatcatatatttcaGGAGAGTCTGGTatagaaaatatacaaagtaCTCTTtcaactcagcaacaaaaagcaaacacaaagttaaaaaaaaattggcaaaagacttgaacaggcGTTTCTCACAAAGTTATGCAAGAGGCcagtaagtatatgaaaagatgtttaagatcattagtcattagggtaTGGCAAatcaataccacaatgagatagcatttCATACCCATGGGATAGATactaaaaaaagagaattacaaatactggcaaggcttggagaaattagaacctttgTACATATTTGTgggaaatgtaaactggttcagccACTGTGAAACCAGTTTCATGTTTACTTGTACTTTAATAATTGAATCACCattctgacccagcaattctaccccTAGATACATATCTAAAAGTTTTGAAAATCACTGCTgttcatacaaaaacttgtaaGCAAATGTTCACtgtaatattattcataatagttaaaatagaaacaacccaaaagttcatcagttaatggatagaaaacaaatgtggtatatctgTACCATGGAATATTAATAatgcataaaaagaaagaagtattgatacatgctaccacatgcatatgtatttaaaacattgatgaaataatCCAGGTATTAAAGGCCACAATTTGTAcaattttattatatgaaatatccataaTAGGCAAATCCATATAGACCATAAACAGATTAGATGCGGCTGTTCAGGAACACTGAATTAATTCTCAAGAGATAATACACTAAGGGACATATTTTTAATGGATACAACAAGCATTATAAATCTCATGCAATGAATCTTTCTTGATTATACTGATTTTAGGAGTTAGGcaattgttattttgttttttgtttctcacAAATTACCTGTATCAATAGTTTGTATgggatatatgtttttaaatatgtttctgaGGATTTCTCTTTCACTCTTTTATGGTAATTttgataaatacaaatatttattttggatagAGTGCTATTTATTCTCtataattgattttactttttaaaattatttttatattttgtttactcTGTTTAAGAAGTTTTTTCTTAGCCAAGTTATGAAGatattgttttgcttttcattatggttttaaatttcacatttgtGTGTCATATGACATCTCAGTTTTTACATGTGATGCAAGTCAAATAGTAAGGAGCATGTCTTACATAGGAACTTAACTGATCTAGGTCACCTTATGTTTCTCTCCTTGCCTCACTGCATTGCAGGggagattctttttttaatcaagtgAAATTACATACATGAGTCTACTTTGTgactttatttatattatttatacatatatatttttgaatttttttattgaagaaaagttgatatacagtcttggtttggtttcaagtatacaacactggTTTAACAGTAACCCACATTATGAAATACTCACAGTTATTTTTTGGTCTCTCCGTCCATATGTGCATGATGACAGAATTTCTTAAATAATCTAACTTTATGAAAGTAATTGATATCTGTTACCGGAAGTCctctgtattcttccttcttctaAGAGATTTCCCTGGCTATTCatgatcctttgcatttccacatgaattttgaTATCAACTTAAgtattaaaaatacagttaaaatttttattgttattgcatTAAATCCATAGGGAAATTTAGGAAGAACTGAACTCATCACAATGTGTATTTCTTTCAATCATTGGGCATGGCTTATTGttacatttatgtcttctttgtagcTCAATTATGTTTTGTAATTTCTAGCAATGAAGTCATGCCTATAACTCCCTAGGCTTTACCCTAGATGTTTTAGAGACTTTTCCTAGGGTAAATGATAggtaaaaattttacttttaccaAACTTTTGCTAATATATAGCAAAATAATTCATCCTTTATATGCTGACCATTTATTTATTACCCTTGAAAATTTCACTTATTATTTGTAATGTTTTAGCTTGAAGattcttttggattatttttaactaaaaaaaattattaaactatagttgacatacaatattatattaaattcaggtgtacaatatactgatttgacaattatatacattatcaaATGCTTACTACAAAAAATttagttactgtctgtcaccaTACAATGCTACTAGAATGTGAAAGACTACATTCCTTATACTGCATTTCATTTCCATTACCTactaattttataattagaagtttgtatcttttttatCCCCTTAACCTATAttcccatcctcccacccccatccctggcAATCACcttttctgttctctgtgtttatgaaagcctattcctgcttttttctgtggTCATTTGTTGTTCTTCAGATTACATATATAAgagaaatcatacggtatttgtcttttcttccttatttatttccattAGGTAATAGCCTTTAGGTCTATGCATGTTGTCATGATGACAAGATTCACTCTcttttatgtctgagtaatattctattgtctcTAGGAACCACACCTTCTGCATCCTTTCATCTATTGacggacaattaggttgcttccatatgttggctattgtaaataaagctgcaaCAAACACGGGGTTGcatatatcatttttaattagtgtttttgttttctcaggGGTAAATAACCAGAGTGGAATCACCAACTCCTGTGGCATTTCTATGTTTAATTTCTTGAAGACCTTCGAtactgtttccacagtggctgctccagtTTACACATCCAACAATGGTGCCTAAGGTtccacttttctccacatcctcagcaataCTCAGTGTTTATCTTGGTGATACTAGTCATTCTGcctgtgtgaggtggtatctcactgtggtgttcatttgcatttccctgatgactagtgatgttaagcatcttttcatgtccctgttggccatctgtatgtcttctttggaaaaatgtctattcaggttctctgccccctttttaatcaggtcatttgttttttggtgttcggttgtatgagttcttcatctATTTGGATATAAACCTCTTTATAGATACATGGTTTGGACAAATCAAAGTTGACAACAGAAGGATGAACATCTAtaaattaaaacaggaaaaatgtttCTAGTTTTTAATGCCTCTTATACATTCCTTCTTTCTGAAGTCTTACCAGGTATAAAAAACAGTACTCTATATCTAACTAACTGTATATGCATTCTATATTGAACTCTATGTTGGAAATTTGCACAGATTTTTCCATATCCTATGCAGTGTGCCTTTTACCTCTTTGTTCCTCAAGCTGTAGATCATGGGGTTCAGCATGGGTATTACCAAGGTATAAAATACAGAGGCCATTTTATCAGTGTCAAAGGAATGACTGGATTTGGGTTGTATGTACATGAAGGACAGAGTAGCATAAAATATGACTACCACCGTCAGGTGGGAcccacaggtggagaaggccttgtgCCTGCCCTCTGCAGAATTCATCCTGAGGACAGCCAGAAGGATCAGTGTGTAGGACACAAGGACTATCAGGAGAGAAGAAACCAAATTAAATGCTGAAAAGATTAGTAGCGTCAACTCAATTTCATGTGGGTTTGAGCACAGCAAAGTTAACAAGGGGAGACTGTCACAGTAGAAGTGATTAATGACATTATAGCCAcaaaaggatgaaataaaaatctttacaGTGTTTAACAGAGAAAGAAACGCACTGTAGAGGTAGGGGACAGCCACGAGCACCCAGCATACTGATTTTGACATGATGACCGTGTAGTGCAGAGGgttacagatggccacatagcgatcATAGGCCATTGCTGATAGAATGAAAAGTTCGCTAATGATGAACATGATAAAGAAAGCTAGCTGTGTAGCACACCAATTATAGGAAATGGTGCGTTGATTAGCCAGAAAATTTACCAACATTTTAGGTCCCACAGCTGTAGAATAACCGAGGTCAGTGAGAGCCAGGTgtctgaggaagaagtacatgggagtCTGGAGCCTGGGGTCCACCTTGGTGAGGATGATCAGGCCCAAGTTGCCCAGCACTGAGATCGCGTAGATGGTCAGGAAGAGCCCAAATAAGGGGGCCTGCAGCTCAGGGCGGTCTGTGATCCCCAGGAGGATGAACTCATTTAGCACTGTTAGACTGTGGTTTTCCATCCACGTTTATTGGAAAGCCTATTCTGGATAGAGATATCATCACAGTCAACAGATTTTCTGTATTGTCTTCTAAAGGTGTTTTAATATGCTTAGtatcataaataaaatacatccaaatGTTCCAACTTAGCATGTTTGAAAATAAACCTATATTCCAcacattaaattatatataaacagagacagaaaggtaTATGGAAATAGATGAGTAATTATCAGCTGTAGTGATTTTACTCCCCA from the Manis javanica isolate MJ-LG chromosome 11, MJ_LKY, whole genome shotgun sequence genome contains:
- the LOC108400935 gene encoding olfactory receptor 8K3-like; the protein is MENHSLTVLNEFILLGITDRPELQAPLFGLFLTIYAISVLGNLGLIILTKVDPRLQTPMYFFLRHLALTDLGYSTAVGPKMLVNFLANQRTISYNWCATQLAFFIMFIISELFILSAMAYDRYVAICNPLHYTVIMSKSVCWVLVAVPYLYSAFLSLLNTVKIFISSFCGYNVINHFYCDSLPLLTLLCSNPHEIELTLLIFSAFNLVSSLLIVLVSYTLILLAVLRMNSAEGRHKAFSTCGSHLTVVVIFYATLSFMYIQPKSSHSFDTDKMASVFYTLVIPMLNPMIYSLRNKEVKGTLHRIWKNLCKFPT